One Felis catus isolate Fca126 chromosome D1, F.catus_Fca126_mat1.0, whole genome shotgun sequence DNA segment encodes these proteins:
- the KCNJ1 gene encoding ATP-sensitive inward rectifier potassium channel 1 isoform X2: MFKHLRKWFVTHFFGHSRQRARLVSKDGRCNIEFGNVEAQSRFIFFVDIWTTVLDLKWRYKMTIFITAFLGSWFLFGLLWYAVAYIHKDLPEFHPSVNHTPCVENINGLTSAFLFSLETQVTIGYGFRCVTEQCGTAIFLLIFQSILGVIINSFMCGAILAKISRPKKRAKTITFSKNAVISKRGGKLCLLIRVANLRKSLLIGSHIYGKLLKTTVTPEGETIILDQININFVVDAGNENLFFISPLTIYHVIDPNSPFFHMAAETLPQQDFELVVFLDGTVESTSATCQVRTSYVPEEVLWGYRFAPIVSKTKEGKYRVDFHNFSKTVEVETPHCAMCLYNEKDTRARMKRGYDNPNFVLSEVNETDDTKM; the protein is encoded by the coding sequence ATGTTCAAACATCTTCGGAAATGGTTCGTCACTCACTTCTTTGGGCATTCTCGACAAAGAGCGAGGCTGGTCTCCAAAGATGGAAGGTGCAACATCGAGTTTGGCAACGTCGAGGCACAGTCGAGGTTCATATTCTTTGTGGACATCTGGACGACTGTGCTTGACCTCAAATGGAGATACAAAATGACCATCTTCATTACAGCCTTCTTGGGGAGTTGGTTCCTCTTTGGTCTTCTGTGGTATGCGGTAGCCTACATTCACAAAGATCTCCCTGAGTTCCATCCTTCTGTCAACCACACCCCCTGTGTGGAGAACATTAATGGCTTGACCtcagcttttctgttttctctggaaaCACAAGTGACCATTGGATATGGATTCAGGTGTGTGACAGAACAATGTGGCACTGCCATTTTTCTCCTTATCTTCCAGTCTATACTTGGAGTCATCATCAATTCTTTCATGTGTGGTGCCATTTTAGCCAAGATCTCCAGACCCAAAAAACGTGCCAAGACCATTACATTCAGCAAGAATGCGGTGATCAGTAAGCGGGGTGGGAAGCTCTGTCTTCTAATCCGAGTGGCTAATCTTAGGAAGAGCCTCCTTATTGGGAGTCACATATATGGAAAGCTTCTGAAGACCACCGTCACTCCTGAAGGAGAGACCATTATTCTGGACCAGATCAACATCAATTTTGTAGTTGACGCAGGGAACGAAAATTTATTCTTCATCTCCCCACTGACAATTTACCATGTCATTGATCCAAACAGCCCCTTCTTCCACATGGCAGCAGAAACCCTTCCCCAGCAAGACTTTGAATTAGTGGTGTTTTTAGATGGCACAGTGGAATCAACTAGTGCTACCTGCCAAGTCCGGACGTCCTACGTCCCAGAAGAGGTGCTCTGGGGCTACCGCTTTGCTCCCATAGTATCCAagacaaaggaagggaaataCCGAGTGGATTTCCATAACTTTAGCAAGACAGTGGAAGTGGAGACACCTCACTGTGCCATGTGCCTTTATAATGAGAAAGATACTAGAGCCAGGATGAAGAGAGGCTATGACAATCCCAACTTCGTCTTATCAGAAGTCAATGAAACAGATGACACCAAAATGTGA
- the KCNJ1 gene encoding ATP-sensitive inward rectifier potassium channel 1 isoform X1, with product MEAPVWNMLRMLIRVLTERMFKHLRKWFVTHFFGHSRQRARLVSKDGRCNIEFGNVEAQSRFIFFVDIWTTVLDLKWRYKMTIFITAFLGSWFLFGLLWYAVAYIHKDLPEFHPSVNHTPCVENINGLTSAFLFSLETQVTIGYGFRCVTEQCGTAIFLLIFQSILGVIINSFMCGAILAKISRPKKRAKTITFSKNAVISKRGGKLCLLIRVANLRKSLLIGSHIYGKLLKTTVTPEGETIILDQININFVVDAGNENLFFISPLTIYHVIDPNSPFFHMAAETLPQQDFELVVFLDGTVESTSATCQVRTSYVPEEVLWGYRFAPIVSKTKEGKYRVDFHNFSKTVEVETPHCAMCLYNEKDTRARMKRGYDNPNFVLSEVNETDDTKM from the exons ATGGAAGCTCCGGTTTGGAATATGCTTAGGATGCTG ATCAGAGTGCTGACAGAAAGAATGTTCAAACATCTTCGGAAATGGTTCGTCACTCACTTCTTTGGGCATTCTCGACAAAGAGCGAGGCTGGTCTCCAAAGATGGAAGGTGCAACATCGAGTTTGGCAACGTCGAGGCACAGTCGAGGTTCATATTCTTTGTGGACATCTGGACGACTGTGCTTGACCTCAAATGGAGATACAAAATGACCATCTTCATTACAGCCTTCTTGGGGAGTTGGTTCCTCTTTGGTCTTCTGTGGTATGCGGTAGCCTACATTCACAAAGATCTCCCTGAGTTCCATCCTTCTGTCAACCACACCCCCTGTGTGGAGAACATTAATGGCTTGACCtcagcttttctgttttctctggaaaCACAAGTGACCATTGGATATGGATTCAGGTGTGTGACAGAACAATGTGGCACTGCCATTTTTCTCCTTATCTTCCAGTCTATACTTGGAGTCATCATCAATTCTTTCATGTGTGGTGCCATTTTAGCCAAGATCTCCAGACCCAAAAAACGTGCCAAGACCATTACATTCAGCAAGAATGCGGTGATCAGTAAGCGGGGTGGGAAGCTCTGTCTTCTAATCCGAGTGGCTAATCTTAGGAAGAGCCTCCTTATTGGGAGTCACATATATGGAAAGCTTCTGAAGACCACCGTCACTCCTGAAGGAGAGACCATTATTCTGGACCAGATCAACATCAATTTTGTAGTTGACGCAGGGAACGAAAATTTATTCTTCATCTCCCCACTGACAATTTACCATGTCATTGATCCAAACAGCCCCTTCTTCCACATGGCAGCAGAAACCCTTCCCCAGCAAGACTTTGAATTAGTGGTGTTTTTAGATGGCACAGTGGAATCAACTAGTGCTACCTGCCAAGTCCGGACGTCCTACGTCCCAGAAGAGGTGCTCTGGGGCTACCGCTTTGCTCCCATAGTATCCAagacaaaggaagggaaataCCGAGTGGATTTCCATAACTTTAGCAAGACAGTGGAAGTGGAGACACCTCACTGTGCCATGTGCCTTTATAATGAGAAAGATACTAGAGCCAGGATGAAGAGAGGCTATGACAATCCCAACTTCGTCTTATCAGAAGTCAATGAAACAGATGACACCAAAATGTGA